A genome region from candidate division KSB1 bacterium includes the following:
- a CDS encoding T9SS type A sorting domain-containing protein, whose product MSYQSLYKVLLVTLIILFSRAPAQPEHDRVDGNLIQFNDNGAWCWYQDERAVIDIAHDKLILGSNASGDGVGGSSRDGHIEGVIHDLSTGLSERSLFMDAYCDDHNAPAFLVLPDGSYLAMYSQHYDEYSRYRIYDGTDWSSENRFDWRDIPGGTDFSTTYANLFYLSAENKVYNIVRSYARSPNMMVSTDTAATWSYGGLVTEPDESIGYVNGYFKYSSNGVDRIDFIATEHHPRDYNTSIYHGYIQGGQTFKSDGTLMDEDISDKSAPKPAEYTPVYTADTKVNGVTMTRCWNHDLQVYEDGRIAALIKARADDNERDHRFFYCRYNGTEWSWTYLGKAGAKLYGSEQDYTGLGALHPHDPSIIYISTPFDPRDDSDLGVHEIFKGVSEDGGQTWSWSAVTQNSTCDNLRPIVPAWNQHNTALLWWRGAYNAAQSFDAAVVGIIERDSLVRGVKHYVDGAGYNTTFADGDGLRTTGPTMDKGEADSRWHERTGFGNQGSVLTSSELDGEDAPALKTDIVVPDSGSYELWVNFWANPDADWRIKAGLSGDHMQIYRHMACQQVESGDYVQSLRFTDDGNTYLYQAWLGRVRLDKNDTISVFVDDYGVATGTTHQRQGNTARTWYDGVSYARVGDPVSMSVETPAGTPMHCSLLQNYPNPFNPETTIRYTLSEPAHVQLRVINLQGQIVATLVDDSRSTGAYQVNWNAQEHASGVYFVQLMAGDALQVRKMMLVR is encoded by the coding sequence ATGTCATATCAATCCCTGTACAAAGTTCTGCTCGTGACGCTCATCATCCTGTTCAGCCGCGCCCCGGCACAGCCAGAGCATGACCGGGTGGACGGCAATCTCATCCAGTTTAACGATAACGGCGCCTGGTGCTGGTACCAGGACGAACGCGCGGTCATTGACATCGCCCACGACAAACTCATCCTCGGATCGAATGCCAGCGGCGACGGCGTCGGTGGGTCATCCCGGGACGGACACATCGAAGGCGTGATTCACGATTTATCCACCGGATTGTCCGAGCGCAGTCTGTTCATGGACGCCTATTGTGACGATCACAACGCCCCGGCCTTTTTGGTGCTGCCTGACGGCTCCTACCTGGCCATGTATTCGCAGCACTATGACGAGTACAGCCGCTACCGGATTTATGATGGCACGGACTGGAGCTCTGAAAACCGGTTCGACTGGCGCGACATTCCGGGCGGCACGGATTTTTCCACCACCTATGCCAATTTGTTCTACCTGTCAGCTGAAAACAAGGTTTACAACATTGTGCGCAGCTACGCCCGCAGTCCGAATATGATGGTATCAACCGATACGGCGGCGACCTGGTCGTACGGCGGACTGGTGACCGAACCGGATGAGAGCATCGGTTATGTGAATGGTTATTTCAAATACAGCAGCAACGGCGTGGACCGCATCGATTTTATCGCCACGGAACATCATCCTCGCGATTATAACACCAGCATCTATCACGGATACATTCAGGGCGGTCAGACGTTTAAATCAGACGGCACGTTGATGGATGAGGATATATCCGACAAATCCGCGCCCAAACCGGCGGAATACACACCGGTTTACACCGCCGATACCAAGGTCAACGGCGTCACCATGACCCGGTGCTGGAATCATGATCTCCAGGTCTATGAGGACGGCCGCATTGCCGCCCTGATCAAGGCACGCGCCGATGACAATGAAAGGGATCACCGGTTTTTCTATTGCCGCTACAACGGCACCGAGTGGTCCTGGACCTATCTGGGCAAGGCCGGCGCCAAGCTGTACGGCAGCGAACAGGATTACACCGGACTGGGCGCGCTGCATCCGCACGATCCCAGCATCATTTACATCTCGACACCGTTCGATCCACGCGATGATTCCGATCTGGGTGTCCATGAAATCTTTAAAGGCGTCTCGGAGGATGGGGGGCAGACCTGGTCCTGGTCGGCGGTCACTCAAAACTCGACGTGTGATAATCTGCGCCCCATTGTGCCGGCCTGGAATCAACACAATACCGCGCTGCTGTGGTGGCGCGGCGCCTACAATGCCGCCCAGAGCTTTGATGCTGCTGTGGTGGGGATCATCGAACGCGACTCGCTGGTGCGGGGCGTCAAGCACTATGTGGACGGCGCCGGATACAACACCACATTCGCGGACGGCGACGGTCTGCGCACCACCGGTCCCACAATGGACAAGGGCGAAGCGGACAGCCGCTGGCATGAACGCACCGGATTCGGCAATCAGGGATCGGTGCTCACGTCGTCCGAACTCGACGGGGAAGACGCTCCGGCGCTGAAAACCGATATTGTCGTGCCGGATTCCGGCAGCTATGAGCTGTGGGTGAATTTCTGGGCCAATCCGGATGCGGACTGGCGCATCAAAGCCGGACTGTCCGGGGATCATATGCAGATCTATCGACACATGGCCTGTCAGCAGGTCGAGTCCGGCGATTATGTGCAGTCGCTTCGCTTCACAGATGACGGCAACACCTATCTGTATCAGGCCTGGCTGGGACGCGTGCGCCTTGATAAAAACGATACCATCAGCGTGTTTGTAGATGACTATGGCGTGGCCACCGGCACGACCCACCAGCGTCAGGGCAACACAGCGCGCACCTGGTACGACGGCGTCAGTTACGCGCGCGTCGGCGACCCGGTGAGCATGAGCGTTGAAACCCCGGCCGGCACACCGATGCACTGTTCGTTGCTGCAAAACTATCCCAATCCGTTCAATCCGGAAACCACCATCCGCTACACCCTTTCAGAACCAGCGCATGTACAGCTGCGCGTGATCAACCTGCAAGGACAAATCGTCGCCACGCTAGTGGATGACAGCCGGTCGACCGGAGCGTATCAGGTCAACTGGAATGCTCAGGAACACGCCTCCGGTGTTTATTTTGTTCAGTTGATGGCCGGAGATGCGCTGCAGGTTCGGAAAATGATGCTGGTTCGGTAA
- the tsf gene encoding translation elongation factor Ts, translating into MGVSAADVKTLRDKTGAGMMDCKQALKETNGDIEAAIDHLRKKGMQKVEKKSGRATEQGIVYSYIHPGNRLGVLVEIACETDFVARTDDFIQMAKDVAMHIAASRPKAIAREEVKQENIDHEMDIYRAQAREQGKPEHVIEKMITGKLNKYYEENCLLEQPFVKDPDKTVQEYLKETIAKLGENMLIRRFARFEIGEE; encoded by the coding sequence ATGGGTGTCTCTGCAGCTGATGTAAAAACATTAAGGGATAAAACAGGCGCCGGCATGATGGACTGCAAACAGGCGCTAAAAGAGACAAACGGTGATATTGAGGCCGCGATCGATCATCTGCGCAAAAAAGGTATGCAAAAGGTCGAGAAAAAATCCGGCCGCGCCACAGAGCAGGGAATCGTTTATTCTTATATACATCCGGGAAATCGTCTTGGCGTCCTGGTGGAAATCGCCTGTGAAACGGATTTTGTCGCCCGTACCGATGATTTTATACAGATGGCCAAAGATGTTGCCATGCACATTGCCGCAAGCCGGCCCAAAGCCATTGCTCGTGAAGAGGTCAAGCAGGAAAATATTGATCACGAGATGGATATTTACAGAGCCCAGGCGCGCGAGCAGGGCAAACCGGAACATGTGATTGAAAAGATGATCACCGGCAAACTGAATAAATATTACGAAGAAAACTGTCTCCTGGAACAACCGTTTGTCAAAGACCCTGACAAGACGGTTCAGGAATATTTAAAAGAAACCATAGCCAAACTCGGGGAAAATATGCTGATTCGGCGATTTGCCCGGTTTGAAATTGGCGAAGAATAA
- a CDS encoding [Fe-Fe] hydrogenase large subunit C-terminal domain-containing protein codes for MEPIVLTIETKCKRCYSCVRQCPARAIKVEDGQARVLINRCIACGNCVKVCPQQAKQIRDGTTHTRDLLEQSDPVFALLAPSFPAAFSAEPEQVITGLRALGFSQVLEVAFGADLVVEEYKKLIHSDVMPAIIASPCPAMVNFIEKYYAHLNMVLAPIVSPMIAMGRAVKYRYFPGAKTVFIGPCIAKKKEMLDNNVKGVIDQVLTYRELNTLFLEHKINPETLEKSDFDGPRADLGRIFPVSGGLLKCAGETCDVLDNDIVVSEGRERVIDVLDKAGEGQIEAHFLDLLFCRGCINGPVMPNEDSVYVHHDRITKYVKRRSSAALRSRARRDRQLYADINLRRAFNFEEITMREPSEAEIRNVLLKTGKRHPEDELNCGACGYASCRAKAKAVCQGLAEAEMCLPYMVEQLESIQEELSDSNDELKKSLNSLKQAQEQLVQAEKMASVGRLAAGVAHELNNPLGGILLYSNILLKKLEHEEEEKSVQWVVKEAERCRKIVRGLLDFSRQRQLDKSRADLNEIIEKTLVLIKEPSLFKNIKLVKQYGKPIAVYVDKLQIQQVLLNIILNAAEAMNGEGTLILGTDNTNNAFASVSIADTGPGMSRETREKIFDPFFTTKPVGKGTGLGLAMAYGTIQKHGGEIKVNSRLGKGTRFTITLPLAMQTQKTSAGIKRISATP; via the coding sequence ATGGAACCGATCGTCCTGACCATTGAAACAAAGTGCAAACGATGCTATTCCTGCGTGCGGCAGTGTCCTGCGCGCGCCATCAAAGTAGAAGACGGACAGGCGCGGGTGCTGATCAATCGTTGTATTGCCTGCGGAAACTGCGTCAAAGTCTGCCCGCAGCAGGCCAAGCAAATCCGCGATGGTACAACTCATACCCGGGATTTGCTCGAACAGTCCGATCCCGTCTTTGCGCTCCTGGCGCCGTCATTTCCGGCCGCCTTTTCCGCAGAGCCGGAACAGGTCATCACGGGCCTTCGCGCCCTTGGATTTTCCCAGGTGCTGGAAGTGGCTTTCGGGGCGGATCTGGTTGTTGAAGAATATAAAAAACTCATCCATTCCGATGTCATGCCGGCCATTATCGCCTCCCCCTGCCCGGCTATGGTCAATTTTATTGAAAAATATTACGCGCATCTCAATATGGTTCTGGCGCCGATCGTATCACCCATGATTGCCATGGGGCGAGCCGTCAAATATCGATATTTTCCGGGCGCCAAAACGGTATTTATCGGGCCCTGTATCGCCAAAAAAAAAGAAATGCTGGACAATAATGTCAAAGGCGTGATTGATCAAGTTCTCACCTACCGGGAATTGAACACCCTGTTTTTAGAACATAAAATCAATCCCGAAACATTGGAAAAATCGGATTTTGACGGTCCGCGCGCTGATCTGGGCAGGATTTTCCCGGTTTCCGGCGGTCTCTTGAAATGCGCCGGGGAAACTTGCGATGTCCTGGATAATGACATCGTGGTCAGTGAAGGCCGTGAGCGGGTGATCGATGTATTGGATAAAGCCGGCGAAGGCCAGATCGAAGCGCATTTCCTGGACCTGCTGTTTTGCAGAGGCTGTATTAACGGTCCCGTGATGCCGAACGAAGATTCAGTCTATGTACATCATGACCGCATCACAAAATACGTGAAACGCCGCAGTTCCGCAGCCCTGCGGTCCCGGGCCCGACGCGACCGGCAGCTCTACGCGGACATTAACCTGCGGCGCGCGTTTAATTTTGAAGAGATTACCATGCGCGAGCCCAGCGAAGCGGAAATCCGCAACGTACTGCTGAAAACCGGCAAACGCCACCCGGAAGACGAACTGAACTGCGGCGCCTGCGGCTACGCGTCCTGCCGCGCAAAGGCAAAAGCGGTCTGCCAGGGTCTGGCCGAAGCGGAAATGTGCCTGCCCTACATGGTGGAACAGCTGGAATCCATTCAGGAAGAACTCTCTGATTCCAATGATGAACTGAAAAAATCACTCAACTCCCTGAAACAGGCTCAGGAACAGCTGGTGCAGGCGGAAAAAATGGCCTCGGTGGGGCGTCTCGCCGCCGGCGTTGCACATGAATTGAACAATCCACTGGGCGGTATCCTTCTGTATTCCAATATTCTGCTCAAAAAACTCGAGCACGAAGAAGAGGAAAAATCGGTGCAATGGGTGGTCAAAGAAGCGGAACGCTGCCGAAAAATCGTAAGAGGACTGCTCGATTTTTCCCGCCAGCGGCAGCTGGACAAATCGCGGGCGGACCTCAATGAAATTATCGAAAAAACCCTGGTTCTGATCAAAGAACCCTCACTTTTTAAGAATATCAAACTTGTCAAGCAATACGGCAAACCGATTGCTGTGTATGTAGACAAGCTTCAGATTCAGCAGGTTCTGCTGAATATCATACTAAACGCAGCCGAAGCGATGAACGGCGAGGGCACATTAATCCTCGGCACCGATAATACAAACAACGCGTTCGCCTCTGTTTCTATAGCCGATACGGGTCCCGGCATGTCCCGGGAAACCCGTGAAAAAATCTTTGATCCGTTTTTTACAACAAAACCGGTGGGCAAGGGTACAGGACTGGGGCTGGCCATGGCCTACGGCACGATCCAAAAACATGGCGGCGAGATCAAAGTGAACAGCCGGCTGGGCAAGGGAACCCGGTTTACAATTACACTGCCCCTTGCCATGCAGACACAGAAAACCTCAGCCGGGATAAAACGGATTTCCGCAACCCCTTAA
- the frr gene encoding ribosome recycling factor, with protein sequence MIETIRKDSKQRMEKAVDVVSQEFTKLRTGKATPALLDGIKIDYYGQSTPLKQVANVSAPEPRLLVIQPWDKSMLGEIEKTIMKSDLGLNPTNDGIVIRIPIPQLTEERRKDLVKVAKKIAEDGKVAIRNIRRDANEKLKKAEKSSDISEDDMHTGQEKVQELTDETIKKIDEMLEHKEKEIMTV encoded by the coding sequence ATGATTGAAACGATTAGAAAAGATTCAAAACAGCGTATGGAAAAAGCAGTGGATGTGGTGAGTCAGGAATTTACCAAGCTGCGCACCGGCAAAGCCACACCCGCCCTGCTCGACGGCATTAAAATCGATTATTACGGACAAAGCACACCGCTCAAGCAGGTGGCCAATGTCAGCGCGCCGGAACCCCGGCTTTTGGTGATTCAGCCCTGGGACAAAAGCATGCTGGGCGAGATTGAAAAAACGATTATGAAATCCGATCTCGGACTCAATCCCACCAATGACGGGATCGTCATTCGAATTCCAATCCCTCAGCTGACTGAAGAGCGACGCAAGGATCTGGTCAAGGTCGCCAAGAAAATTGCCGAAGACGGCAAGGTGGCGATCCGAAACATCAGACGCGATGCCAATGAAAAGCTGAAAAAAGCTGAAAAAAGCTCGGACATTTCTGAAGATGATATGCACACTGGTCAGGAAAAAGTGCAGGAACTGACGGATGAGACGATCAAAAAGATCGACGAAATGCTGGAGCACAAAGAAAAAGAGATCATGACCGTCTGA
- the rpsB gene encoding 30S ribosomal protein S2, translating into MNDIKLQELLVAGCHFGHLTRRWNPKMKPYIFMQRNGIHIIDLKKSRALLLEACEEARRIARNGEEILLVGTKKQAQDIIRLEAERCGMPYVIERWLGGTLTNFITIKRSVKRLKNLEKLATDGTYDKIQKKEILQVEREKEKLNRDLGGIRDMNHLPGAVFVVDTKKEAIAVREAKRLNIPIIGIIDTNSDPDDIDFPIPSNDDAFKAINLVTHAIADAILEGKSVKQQEQATEEAVQMEEKSSASSE; encoded by the coding sequence ATGAACGATATCAAACTGCAAGAATTATTGGTTGCAGGATGCCATTTCGGTCATTTGACGCGACGCTGGAATCCAAAGATGAAGCCCTATATCTTTATGCAGCGAAATGGTATCCATATTATTGATTTGAAAAAATCACGCGCTCTTCTCCTTGAGGCGTGTGAAGAAGCCCGGCGCATTGCCCGCAATGGTGAAGAGATTTTGCTGGTCGGCACCAAAAAGCAGGCTCAGGATATCATCCGCCTGGAAGCGGAGCGTTGCGGTATGCCTTATGTGATCGAAAGATGGCTGGGTGGTACACTCACCAATTTTATTACCATCAAACGCAGTGTCAAACGTCTGAAAAATCTGGAAAAACTTGCCACAGACGGAACCTATGACAAAATCCAGAAAAAAGAAATCCTTCAGGTTGAACGCGAAAAAGAAAAACTGAACCGCGACCTTGGCGGTATCCGGGATATGAACCATCTGCCCGGCGCTGTTTTTGTCGTGGACACCAAAAAAGAGGCGATTGCCGTACGCGAGGCCAAACGCCTGAACATTCCGATTATCGGCATTATTGATACCAATTCCGATCCCGACGATATCGATTTCCCGATCCCCAGCAATGATGATGCCTTCAAAGCGATCAATCTGGTGACACACGCCATTGCCGATGCCATTCTCGAAGGAAAATCTGTAAAACAACAGGAACAAGCCACTGAAGAAGCGGTTCAGATGGAAGAGAAAAGCAGCGCTTCTTCCGAATGA
- the rpsI gene encoding 30S ribosomal protein S9, producing the protein MKGHFFYATGRRKNAIARVYLKPGDGKFTINNREALEYISRDTLQMVVEQPLEVTEMKGKVDIEAHVNGGGLSGQSGALLLGIARALVQSDEELKSVLRKNGFLTRDPRMVERKKYGQPGARKKFQFSKR; encoded by the coding sequence ATGAAGGGTCATTTTTTCTACGCCACAGGACGGCGTAAAAATGCCATAGCCCGTGTGTATTTGAAACCGGGTGACGGTAAATTCACCATCAACAACCGGGAAGCGCTTGAATATATCAGCCGAGATACCCTGCAGATGGTTGTGGAACAACCTCTGGAAGTGACGGAGATGAAGGGTAAAGTTGATATCGAAGCCCATGTCAATGGCGGCGGTCTTTCCGGTCAATCCGGTGCGCTGTTATTGGGTATTGCGCGCGCGCTGGTTCAAAGTGATGAAGAATTAAAGTCCGTCCTGCGCAAGAACGGATTTTTGACGCGTGATCCGCGAATGGTTGAACGTAAAAAATACGGACAGCCGGGTGCGCGTAAAAAGTTCCAGTTCTCCAAACGATAA
- the rplM gene encoding 50S ribosomal protein L13 encodes MKTYSPKPKDVERKWYVIDAEDLALGRLACKVAHIVRGKHKPMWAPHADVGDYVIIVNADKVKLTGRKAQDKVYYHHSGYPGGIKATPIWRMQERKPEFVVQKAIRGMLPRNRLGRKLLKHAKIYKGEAHPHTAQQPEPLTL; translated from the coding sequence TTGAAAACATATTCACCTAAACCCAAGGATGTCGAACGCAAGTGGTATGTGATTGACGCGGAAGATTTGGCGCTGGGCCGCCTGGCTTGTAAAGTGGCTCACATAGTCCGCGGCAAGCATAAACCCATGTGGGCTCCCCATGCTGATGTGGGTGATTATGTCATTATTGTGAATGCTGATAAAGTAAAGCTCACGGGTCGCAAAGCGCAGGACAAGGTGTACTATCACCACTCGGGGTATCCGGGCGGTATAAAAGCCACACCCATCTGGCGCATGCAGGAAAGAAAACCGGAGTTTGTGGTTCAGAAAGCAATACGTGGCATGTTACCGCGCAACCGGCTGGGACGCAAGCTGTTGAAACACGCAAAAATTTACAAAGGTGAGGCGCATCCGCATACGGCTCAGCAGCCCGAACCTTTAACTCTGTAA
- a CDS encoding response regulator, whose protein sequence is MAQKILIVDDDADFIDINTRVLGASGYETESASTSEEALQKLRGQKFDLAIVDLMIEDLDSGFNIAYAIRDDEKLRDMPILMLTSAPRKTGVNINFPEGKDWMKVDDFAEKPLKPAELVNRVKQLLKSK, encoded by the coding sequence ATGGCACAAAAAATACTGATTGTTGATGATGATGCGGATTTTATCGACATTAATACCCGTGTACTCGGCGCTTCAGGCTATGAAACCGAGTCCGCATCAACATCCGAGGAAGCCCTGCAGAAACTCCGCGGGCAAAAATTCGACCTGGCAATTGTGGACCTGATGATCGAGGATCTGGATTCCGGATTCAATATCGCGTATGCAATCCGCGACGATGAAAAGCTGCGCGACATGCCCATTCTCATGCTCACATCAGCGCCCCGAAAAACAGGCGTAAACATCAACTTTCCCGAAGGCAAAGACTGGATGAAAGTGGATGATTTTGCCGAAAAACCGCTAAAACCGGCGGAACTGGTGAACCGGGTAAAACAGCTGCTAAAAAGCAAATGA
- a CDS encoding FlgD immunoglobulin-like domain containing protein, with the protein MASDARLVAEGTLEEPIRFYRLNADYAWDQVELSGNNNSFEYCVFNGGTWNVHVVNGTGNCFENCTFMNGVRGFYASGNVNQFVLDKCLVTGNSDIGVYATQCWAGIKNSTITANGGQGIRILSGKLGYYTPGYFTNNYIYGNEGHGIGVKGDLYLGYGSTPGNNLIFNNGGEAEIKVENYFGSHVYQSSYGGLSDIFDDDLGYYIYNASASSVNAVDNFWGTENGPEGGNARFQGNVSWSPFKDEPQTYTEIVGMHPGLQKRSANQFYRPEYQIIPKQVASENRPDCVNTAFTRLEKRMMELINLIASNEYDSNTSTRILELYQLSKEDPEDKLGLKQQIKVIIRDKSNKGKDFYKNSLNYKNLSSEQKKALQYNAEIAMLAEIDEKIQDYQLQLALAESNPIKSDYDRLLNDALALLYDVKPFIKADDHFREFLDFEVSLLQWSGRYKEAHKCLIKLIKHVEKNNIEGYSYSDTYELWEEDLLYVIEGNSKIGKYGSKDTTINSKTVPSCFALSQNYPNPFNPETHITYNIPEADQVVIDIYDIQGRKVSTLLNRTVEAGQHSVSWHGKDDYGNQVASGMYLYQIRYQDRVATRKMLFMR; encoded by the coding sequence ATGGCATCCGATGCCAGACTTGTGGCCGAGGGAACCCTTGAAGAGCCCATACGCTTTTATCGCTTGAACGCAGACTATGCCTGGGACCAGGTTGAGCTCAGCGGCAATAACAACTCGTTTGAGTACTGTGTCTTTAATGGCGGCACCTGGAACGTCCATGTGGTGAACGGCACAGGCAACTGTTTTGAAAATTGTACGTTCATGAATGGCGTGCGCGGATTTTATGCTTCTGGAAATGTGAATCAGTTTGTTCTGGACAAGTGCCTGGTCACCGGAAATTCTGATATCGGTGTTTATGCAACTCAATGCTGGGCCGGTATTAAAAACAGTACCATTACCGCCAATGGAGGGCAGGGAATTCGCATTCTTTCCGGCAAGCTGGGTTACTATACACCCGGTTATTTTACAAATAATTATATTTATGGCAATGAGGGTCACGGTATAGGTGTTAAAGGAGACCTCTATCTCGGCTATGGAAGCACGCCCGGCAACAACTTGATCTTTAACAATGGCGGTGAAGCAGAAATCAAGGTTGAAAATTATTTTGGCAGCCATGTGTATCAATCAAGTTACGGCGGACTGTCGGATATTTTTGACGATGACCTGGGATATTATATTTATAATGCGAGCGCTTCCTCTGTGAATGCTGTTGATAATTTCTGGGGTACAGAGAATGGGCCGGAAGGCGGGAATGCTCGTTTTCAGGGTAATGTGAGCTGGAGCCCTTTTAAAGATGAGCCTCAGACCTATACGGAAATTGTAGGGATGCATCCCGGTTTACAAAAGAGATCTGCAAATCAATTCTACAGGCCTGAATATCAGATCATTCCCAAACAGGTGGCATCGGAAAATCGACCGGACTGTGTGAATACGGCATTCACCCGTTTGGAAAAACGAATGATGGAACTGATCAACCTCATTGCTTCCAATGAGTATGACAGCAACACGTCGACCCGGATATTGGAACTGTATCAATTGTCAAAAGAAGATCCCGAGGATAAACTGGGATTGAAACAACAGATAAAAGTAATTATTCGGGATAAAAGTAATAAGGGAAAAGATTTTTATAAAAACAGCTTAAATTATAAAAATCTATCATCTGAGCAGAAAAAAGCCCTTCAGTACAATGCCGAGATTGCGATGCTAGCGGAAATTGATGAGAAAATTCAGGACTATCAATTGCAGCTTGCGCTGGCGGAATCGAACCCTATAAAGTCTGATTATGACCGGCTGCTCAACGACGCCCTGGCGCTGTTGTACGATGTAAAGCCGTTTATTAAAGCAGATGATCATTTTCGTGAATTTCTGGATTTCGAGGTATCGCTTCTGCAATGGTCGGGCCGGTATAAAGAAGCACACAAATGTTTGATAAAGCTGATCAAACATGTGGAAAAGAACAATATTGAGGGTTATTCTTATTCAGACACCTATGAACTATGGGAAGAAGACCTTTTGTATGTAATAGAGGGAAATTCCAAGATTGGTAAATATGGGTCAAAGGACACGACGATTAACAGTAAAACAGTTCCATCGTGCTTTGCATTGAGTCAAAACTATCCCAATCCCTTCAATCCCGAGACCCATATCACTTACAACATCCCGGAAGCGGATCAGGTGGTCATTGATATATATGACATTCAGGGGCGCAAAGTATCCACCTTGTTAAACAGAACCGTAGAAGCGGGGCAGCATTCCGTTTCCTGGCATGGAAAAGATGACTATGGAAATCAGGTTGCGTCCGGTATGTATCTTTATCAAATCCGTTACCAGGATCGTGTCGCCACACGTAAAATGTTATTCATGAGGTAA
- the pyrH gene encoding UMP kinase: MTDKKLTCKRILLKISGEALMGNHKRLGIDPDTVNQISQEISEVAHMGVEIGIVVGGGNIFRGLSASARGMDRVTADYMGMLATCINSLALQDYLERYDLQTRVLTAIKMEELAEPFIRRRAMNHLSKGRVVIFGGGTGNPYFTTDTAATLRAIEIEADAILKATKVDGVYDKDPEIHSDAVMFKELNYMQVIRRQLRVMDTTAITLCMENELPIVVFKLMEKDNLKRVVLGENLGTKVNGESYD, encoded by the coding sequence ATGACTGATAAAAAGTTGACTTGTAAACGCATCCTGCTTAAAATTTCCGGCGAAGCTCTGATGGGCAATCACAAACGTTTGGGCATTGATCCGGATACGGTCAATCAAATTTCTCAGGAGATCAGTGAAGTTGCACATATGGGCGTGGAAATCGGGATTGTTGTCGGTGGCGGGAATATTTTCCGGGGCCTGTCAGCCAGCGCCCGCGGTATGGACCGGGTGACCGCGGACTATATGGGCATGCTGGCGACGTGTATCAACTCTCTGGCGCTTCAGGATTATCTGGAACGCTATGATCTGCAAACCCGGGTGTTGACTGCAATTAAAATGGAAGAGCTGGCCGAACCGTTTATCCGCCGGCGCGCGATGAACCATCTGAGCAAGGGCCGCGTGGTTATATTCGGCGGAGGCACGGGAAATCCGTATTTCACCACGGATACAGCCGCTACCCTGCGCGCCATAGAGATCGAAGCGGACGCCATCCTCAAAGCAACCAAAGTGGACGGTGTTTATGACAAAGACCCGGAAATACATTCGGATGCTGTGATGTTTAAAGAATTGAACTATATGCAGGTGATTCGCCGGCAATTGCGCGTTATGGATACAACGGCTATCACGTTGTGTATGGAAAATGAACTGCCCATAGTTGTGTTCAAGTTGATGGAAAAGGATAATTTGAAACGGGTTGTTTTGGGAGAGAATCTTGGAACCAAAGTAAATGGTGAGTCTTATGATTGA